In the Arthrobacter zhaoxinii genome, one interval contains:
- a CDS encoding helix-turn-helix transcriptional regulator, translating to MDNESPVAELIGRAELLDDLCTALAAGGAGAVILGRPGVGKTAVLRAAADRLQADFHIIPIRGSAISARTPYGALALLLSGLPEGAEQDPLQLLRELNRCLTARAGQGRILVTVDNADRLDRFSIMVLSQLLRRGTIAVLAAASIQWEANPELVGLWSEGLLERVDLELLTERQTRQLMQQILGGPVSSLASGTMWRETEGSPLLVRLMTAAQVRCGTLARREAIWVCTGAFVRTGEVSEVLNKVLDRLGAAERRLVEVLALCRSLPLSTVLEMLPAPGADALEEQQIIAVAGTPAAVRLGAWIPGTVIAESMAPGRRRKLWEDISVLIASEELDGDELTSFADWTLSCGENLCPADILRAARAANRRADPAAALRFVRTVPAAVRSQDLVLEEVRALHGMGHLQEALRVFRDAEPRLVPQERSSYVPLVLLHSRTQARLPGAGDPRQTLAAVEASCPAEGEHPELAAALVLAQGALAADGGRLGEAPEVPDRLARLAADGSLTPATRTEAAALSALVLALTGRNSEALQVLEQLGPPENYAVSPGNAGEVCTRIFDAYVVSGELGQAADFVRSFNESGIRPSYQGSAGELAVAVLASWQGQDGAARHALTGGIGQLHVHDPQDMLPLAQALAAYVHRDQRLEGPEVPGRKQAPAQHPGYVRDFLNRYFSLLAGNAVNDDVCARLRGEAASAKAKGYAAPALLFLSAAVRAGDRQAAADILATAHEVSGRFSELLADFAAGLLRNDPALLVSAAKGFSDRSQYLLSRDAARAAEERLANAGTAERKKLARTARALINASLRRMHQVGGRAETLAELSQFEADLAHRAVTIATTTQIAGELNLSPRTIEWHLGKIFAKLHVSGRSELAEILV from the coding sequence ATGGACAATGAGTCACCTGTAGCCGAGCTGATCGGGCGTGCCGAACTGCTCGACGACCTTTGCACTGCGCTGGCAGCCGGCGGTGCCGGAGCTGTCATCCTGGGCCGGCCAGGCGTCGGAAAGACCGCAGTGCTCCGCGCCGCAGCGGATCGGCTGCAGGCCGACTTCCACATCATTCCGATCCGCGGCAGCGCCATCTCCGCGCGGACCCCGTACGGGGCACTGGCCTTGCTGCTAAGCGGCCTGCCCGAAGGCGCGGAGCAGGATCCGCTGCAGCTGCTCCGGGAACTGAACCGCTGCCTCACCGCCCGGGCCGGGCAGGGCCGGATATTGGTCACGGTGGACAATGCGGACCGGCTGGACCGGTTCTCCATCATGGTGCTGTCCCAGCTGCTGCGGCGGGGGACCATTGCCGTGCTGGCGGCCGCCTCGATCCAATGGGAAGCCAACCCTGAACTCGTAGGCCTGTGGAGCGAAGGACTCCTGGAACGAGTCGACCTCGAACTGCTGACCGAGCGGCAGACCCGCCAACTGATGCAGCAGATACTGGGCGGGCCGGTGTCATCCCTTGCCTCCGGAACCATGTGGCGGGAAACCGAGGGCAGTCCGCTGCTGGTCCGGCTCATGACCGCCGCACAGGTCCGCTGCGGAACCCTGGCACGCAGGGAAGCCATCTGGGTCTGTACCGGCGCCTTCGTCCGCACCGGGGAAGTCAGCGAAGTGCTTAACAAGGTGCTGGACCGGCTGGGTGCAGCTGAACGGCGTCTGGTGGAAGTCCTGGCGCTGTGCCGAAGTCTTCCCTTGTCCACCGTCCTGGAAATGCTGCCGGCGCCGGGGGCTGATGCCCTCGAAGAACAGCAGATCATCGCCGTGGCAGGGACGCCGGCGGCAGTCCGGCTCGGAGCGTGGATTCCCGGAACGGTCATAGCGGAAAGCATGGCGCCCGGCCGGAGGCGGAAACTTTGGGAAGACATCTCGGTGCTGATTGCCTCCGAAGAGCTCGACGGCGACGAACTGACGTCCTTCGCGGACTGGACACTGTCCTGCGGGGAAAACCTCTGTCCGGCAGACATCCTTCGTGCAGCACGCGCCGCGAACAGGCGAGCGGATCCCGCCGCGGCGCTCCGGTTCGTCCGGACCGTGCCCGCGGCGGTGCGCAGCCAGGATCTGGTCCTGGAAGAGGTCCGCGCCCTGCACGGCATGGGGCATCTGCAGGAAGCCCTCCGCGTCTTCCGGGACGCGGAGCCCCGGCTGGTCCCGCAGGAGCGTTCCAGCTATGTGCCGTTGGTGCTGCTTCACAGCCGGACACAGGCACGCCTGCCCGGTGCCGGAGACCCGCGTCAGACGTTGGCCGCCGTCGAGGCATCATGCCCGGCGGAAGGAGAGCACCCCGAACTTGCTGCGGCCCTGGTCCTGGCACAGGGCGCATTGGCTGCGGACGGGGGCCGCCTCGGGGAAGCACCGGAGGTTCCGGACCGCCTCGCACGGCTCGCCGCGGACGGCTCGCTGACTCCGGCCACCCGGACGGAGGCGGCCGCGCTGTCCGCCCTTGTGCTTGCCCTGACAGGACGGAACAGCGAGGCACTGCAGGTCCTGGAGCAGCTGGGGCCGCCGGAGAACTATGCCGTCAGTCCCGGGAACGCGGGGGAGGTCTGCACCCGCATTTTCGATGCGTACGTTGTATCAGGTGAGTTGGGCCAGGCTGCTGATTTCGTTCGGTCCTTCAATGAGAGCGGAATCCGGCCCTCCTACCAGGGCAGCGCCGGGGAGCTGGCCGTGGCCGTACTCGCATCATGGCAGGGACAGGACGGTGCAGCGAGGCATGCGCTCACCGGCGGTATCGGGCAGCTCCATGTCCACGATCCGCAGGACATGCTGCCCCTGGCACAGGCCCTGGCGGCTTACGTCCACCGGGATCAGCGCCTTGAAGGTCCCGAAGTGCCGGGCAGGAAACAGGCCCCCGCCCAGCACCCCGGCTACGTTCGGGATTTCCTGAACCGCTATTTTTCCCTCCTGGCCGGTAACGCCGTAAACGACGACGTCTGTGCCCGCCTGCGCGGCGAAGCTGCGTCTGCCAAGGCGAAAGGGTATGCGGCGCCGGCACTGTTGTTTCTTTCAGCAGCAGTGCGGGCAGGTGACAGGCAGGCAGCTGCCGACATCCTCGCGACGGCACACGAGGTGAGCGGAAGGTTCAGTGAGCTGTTGGCGGATTTTGCTGCCGGGCTCCTCCGCAATGATCCGGCCCTGCTGGTCAGCGCGGCTAAGGGTTTCAGCGACCGCTCGCAGTACCTGCTCTCCCGGGATGCTGCCCGGGCGGCGGAGGAGAGGTTGGCAAACGCCGGCACCGCGGAGCGGAAAAAACTGGCCAGAACGGCACGGGCCCTGATTAACGCCAGCCTGAGGCGTATGCACCAAGTCGGGGGCCGCGCAGAAACTCTGGCGGAATTGAGCCAATTCGAGGCAGATCTTGCGCATCGTGCGGTTACGATAGCCACCACCACGCAGATCGCCGGAGAGCTCAACCTGTCTCCGCGGACCATCGAGTGGCACCTGGGAAAGATCTTCGCAAAGCTCCACGTCTCCGGCCGTTCCGAGTTGGCGGAGATTCTGGTCTAG
- a CDS encoding ABC-F family ATP-binding cassette domain-containing protein: protein MAHLLGAENLSISFGTRTILDGVSLGLEEGDRIGVVGRNGDGKSTLMRLLAERQTPDEGRVTRRRDVTVGYLDQSDVLDGDLTVGQAIVGDADDYEWASNARIRDVMSGLIQEVDWNASVSSLSGGQKRRVALAKLLTGDDDVVMLDEPTNHLDVEGVAWLAQHLKTRWRQDAGGLLVVTHDRWFLDEICTRTWEVHDAVIDPFDGGYAAYVLARAERDRMAGVIENKRQQLVKKELAWLRRGAPARTAKPKFRIEAANNLIADVPEPRDTLSLNKMATARLGKDVLDLEEVSLTLGDTELFKNVTLRLAPGERLGLVGVNGAGKTTLLRLLNGEIEPTTGRLKRGKTVQTAVLTQEVKELDEVADLRVIEVIENEKRVFSVGGKDVSAGQLVEQLGFSQQRQWTPVRELSGGERRRLQLLRLLVGEPNVLMLDEPTNDLDTDTLAAVEDVLDGWPGTLVVVSHDRYLLERVTDHQMALLGDGKLRGLPNGVDQYLELRGQALAKNSSASTAARGSSQAARAAAAGASRPGGSSAASAPSGGGTTTALAGSGASEAEKRAAKKDLTRIERQLSKLTAQAEKINAQMNDATQKAGGADFELIGELNAKLQAVAAEQEDLEMQWLEASEVLE, encoded by the coding sequence TTGGCACACCTGCTTGGCGCTGAGAACCTCAGCATTTCCTTTGGCACCCGCACGATCCTGGACGGGGTTTCCCTGGGCCTGGAGGAGGGGGACCGCATTGGCGTCGTCGGCCGCAACGGCGACGGCAAGTCCACCTTGATGCGCCTGCTGGCCGAACGGCAGACGCCCGACGAGGGCCGGGTCACCCGCCGCCGCGACGTCACTGTCGGCTACCTGGACCAGTCCGACGTGCTGGACGGCGACCTGACCGTGGGCCAGGCGATCGTTGGCGACGCCGACGACTATGAGTGGGCGTCCAACGCACGGATCCGCGACGTGATGAGCGGGCTGATCCAGGAAGTGGACTGGAACGCCTCCGTCTCCTCGCTCTCCGGCGGGCAGAAGCGCCGCGTGGCACTGGCCAAGCTGCTCACCGGGGACGACGACGTCGTTATGCTCGACGAGCCCACCAACCACCTCGACGTGGAGGGCGTGGCCTGGCTGGCCCAGCACCTGAAGACCCGCTGGCGGCAGGACGCCGGCGGCCTGCTCGTGGTCACCCACGACCGGTGGTTCCTGGACGAAATCTGCACCCGCACCTGGGAAGTGCATGACGCCGTGATCGACCCGTTCGACGGCGGCTACGCGGCCTACGTGCTGGCCCGCGCCGAGCGCGACCGGATGGCCGGCGTCATCGAAAACAAGCGCCAGCAGCTCGTGAAGAAGGAACTGGCCTGGCTGCGCCGCGGCGCCCCGGCCCGCACCGCCAAGCCCAAGTTCCGGATCGAGGCGGCGAACAACCTGATCGCCGACGTGCCGGAGCCGCGCGACACGCTGTCGCTGAACAAGATGGCCACCGCCCGCCTGGGCAAGGACGTGCTGGACCTCGAGGAGGTGTCGCTGACCCTGGGCGACACCGAGCTGTTCAAGAACGTCACCCTGCGCCTGGCGCCGGGCGAGCGGCTCGGCCTGGTCGGCGTCAACGGCGCCGGCAAGACCACCCTGCTGCGGCTGCTCAACGGCGAAATCGAGCCCACGACCGGCCGGCTCAAGCGCGGCAAGACCGTGCAGACCGCCGTCCTGACCCAGGAGGTCAAGGAGCTGGACGAGGTCGCCGACCTGCGCGTGATAGAGGTCATCGAAAACGAAAAGCGCGTCTTCAGCGTCGGCGGCAAGGACGTCTCCGCCGGGCAGCTGGTGGAGCAGCTGGGCTTCTCCCAGCAGCGCCAGTGGACCCCGGTGCGGGAGCTTTCCGGCGGTGAGCGGCGCCGGCTGCAGCTGCTGCGCCTGCTCGTGGGCGAACCCAACGTGCTGATGCTCGATGAGCCCACCAACGACCTGGACACCGATACCCTGGCCGCGGTCGAGGACGTGCTGGACGGCTGGCCCGGCACGCTCGTGGTGGTCTCGCACGACCGGTACCTGCTCGAGCGCGTCACCGACCACCAGATGGCCCTGCTCGGCGACGGAAAGCTGCGCGGCCTGCCCAACGGCGTCGACCAGTACCTCGAGCTGCGCGGCCAGGCCCTCGCCAAGAACTCCTCGGCCTCGACGGCGGCGCGCGGGTCCTCACAGGCTGCACGTGCCGCAGCGGCCGGAGCCTCCCGGCCAGGCGGTTCTTCCGCAGCCTCTGCGCCCTCCGGCGGCGGGACGACGACGGCGCTGGCCGGCTCCGGTGCGTCCGAAGCGGAAAAGCGGGCGGCCAAGAAGGACCTGACCCGGATTGAGCGCCAGCTCAGCAAGCTGACCGCGCAGGCCGAGAAGATCAACGCACAGATGAACGACGCCACCCAGAAAGCGGGCGGCGCGGACTTTGAACTGATCGGCGAGCTCAACGCCAAGCTGCAGGCCGTGGCAGCCGAGCAGGAGGACTTGGAAATGCAGTGGCTGGAGGCCTCGGAAGTCCTCGAGTAG
- the pth gene encoding aminoacyl-tRNA hydrolase: MNSNTWLVAGLGNPGPGYSRNRHNIGQMVLDELASRMGGKFKTHRSHASIVEGRLGIGGPRVVLAKPLTYMNLSGGPVSSLSRFFDIDPEQVVAVHDEIDIPFNTVKLKRGGGEGGHNGLRDISKALGTKDYLRVRVGVGRPPGRMDTADYVLKDFSGTEAKELPFLVGDAADAVELLLAEGLTAAQQKFHGTGA, translated from the coding sequence GTGAACAGCAACACCTGGCTTGTAGCCGGGCTCGGAAACCCCGGGCCCGGCTACAGCCGTAACCGGCACAATATCGGCCAGATGGTCCTCGACGAGCTGGCCTCCCGGATGGGCGGAAAGTTCAAGACCCACCGGTCGCATGCATCCATTGTCGAAGGACGCCTCGGTATCGGCGGTCCCCGCGTAGTGCTGGCCAAGCCGCTGACCTATATGAACCTCTCCGGCGGGCCCGTCTCGTCCCTTTCCCGCTTTTTCGATATCGACCCGGAGCAGGTCGTGGCGGTTCACGACGAAATCGACATCCCTTTCAACACCGTTAAGCTCAAGCGCGGCGGCGGAGAAGGCGGGCACAACGGCCTCCGGGATATCAGCAAGGCCCTGGGCACCAAGGATTACCTGCGTGTTCGGGTCGGCGTGGGCCGCCCCCCGGGCCGGATGGACACGGCTGACTACGTCCTCAAGGACTTTTCCGGCACCGAGGCCAAGGAGCTGCCGTTCCTCGTGGGTGACGCTGCCGACGCCGTAGAGCTGCTCCTGGCAGAGGGGCTTACGGCCGCCCAGCAGAAGTTCCACGGCACCGGCGCCTGA
- a CDS encoding 4-(cytidine 5'-diphospho)-2-C-methyl-D-erythritol kinase: protein MSVARSVRVRTPGKINVSLKVGPLRPDGYHSVASVYLAVSLFEEVTATELPADEIRLTLSDPEGRLPEAGIPLDGDNLAARAARAVASRAGRDRAGVHLHITKRVPVAGGMGGGSADAAAALVACNELWNAGLGPADLADLAAGLGADVPFALLGGAAAGLGVGDRLTPVPAPQQLHWVLVPAAYGLSTPQVYAAVDRLRDGADVAEPMEADPTVLAALADGNTAALAGVLGNDLQAAALELAPGLRSVLEAGIRLGALAGMVSGSGPTLAFLAAGEAAASALAAALRAEGYDALAAYGPAEGAVVLPAAETTAPQTYRK from the coding sequence ATGTCCGTCGCGCGTTCCGTCCGCGTCCGGACCCCCGGGAAGATCAACGTCTCCCTGAAAGTGGGCCCGCTGCGCCCGGACGGCTACCACAGCGTGGCCAGCGTCTACCTGGCCGTGTCCCTTTTCGAGGAAGTAACGGCCACGGAGCTGCCCGCGGATGAGATTCGGCTGACGCTCAGCGATCCGGAGGGCCGCCTCCCGGAGGCCGGGATTCCGCTGGACGGGGACAACCTTGCCGCCCGTGCCGCCCGGGCGGTTGCGTCCCGGGCGGGCAGGGACCGCGCGGGTGTGCACCTGCACATCACCAAGCGCGTACCGGTGGCCGGCGGGATGGGCGGCGGCTCGGCGGACGCCGCGGCCGCCCTGGTCGCCTGCAACGAACTCTGGAACGCAGGCCTGGGGCCGGCCGATCTGGCGGATCTGGCTGCAGGCCTCGGAGCCGATGTGCCGTTCGCCCTGCTCGGCGGCGCTGCAGCCGGGCTGGGGGTGGGGGACCGCCTCACCCCGGTCCCGGCACCGCAGCAGCTGCACTGGGTCCTGGTGCCGGCTGCCTACGGACTCTCCACCCCGCAGGTCTACGCCGCCGTCGACCGGCTCCGCGACGGGGCCGACGTCGCCGAACCCATGGAAGCGGACCCGACGGTCCTCGCCGCCCTGGCAGACGGGAACACCGCCGCGCTGGCAGGCGTTCTAGGAAATGACCTGCAGGCGGCCGCACTGGAGCTTGCCCCCGGACTCCGGTCCGTGCTGGAGGCGGGGATCCGGCTCGGTGCCCTCGCCGGCATGGTCTCCGGCTCCGGACCTACCCTGGCCTTCCTGGCAGCCGGCGAAGCCGCCGCGTCCGCCCTGGCTGCCGCCCTGCGCGCCGAAGGGTATGACGCCCTGGCCGCCTACGGGCCGGCCGAGGGCGCCGTCGTGCTTCCGGCCGCCGAAACCACCGCACCTCAGACGTACAGAAAGTAG
- a CDS encoding ribose-phosphate diphosphokinase — MSSEITAQGEKKLVLATGRAHPELAEEIARCLDTDLLPLASYDFANGEIYVRPGESVRGTDAFVIQAHPAPMNNWLMEQLITVDALKRASAKRITVVSPFYPYARQDKKGRGREPISARLIADLYKTAGADRIMSVDLHTSQIQGFFDGPVDHLMAIPLLADYIRTRVDVSNVTVVSPDTGRVRVAEQWAERLGGSPLAFVHKSRDLTVPNQAVSKQVVGQVEGRTCVLIDDMIDTGGTIAGAVRVLKEAGAKDVIIAATHAVFSDPAARTLAESGAREVVVTNTLPIPAAKRFDQLTVLSIAPLIARAIKEVFEDGSVTSLFDGKA; from the coding sequence ATGAGCAGCGAGATCACCGCACAAGGTGAAAAGAAGCTTGTCCTTGCCACTGGCCGGGCACACCCGGAGCTGGCCGAGGAGATCGCACGCTGTCTTGACACGGATCTGCTGCCGCTGGCGTCCTACGACTTCGCCAACGGCGAGATCTACGTCCGTCCCGGCGAGAGTGTCCGCGGCACCGATGCCTTCGTGATCCAGGCCCATCCGGCGCCGATGAACAACTGGCTGATGGAACAGCTGATTACCGTTGATGCGCTGAAGCGGGCCTCCGCCAAGCGGATCACCGTGGTGTCCCCGTTCTATCCGTACGCCCGGCAGGATAAGAAGGGCCGCGGCCGCGAACCGATTTCCGCCCGCCTGATCGCCGACCTGTACAAGACTGCCGGCGCGGACCGCATCATGAGCGTGGACCTGCACACCTCGCAGATCCAGGGCTTCTTTGACGGCCCCGTTGACCACCTGATGGCCATCCCGCTGCTGGCCGACTACATCCGCACCCGCGTCGACGTCTCCAACGTCACGGTGGTGTCCCCGGACACCGGCCGTGTCCGTGTCGCTGAGCAGTGGGCCGAGCGCCTGGGCGGTTCGCCGCTGGCCTTCGTGCACAAGAGCCGCGACCTGACCGTCCCGAACCAGGCAGTGTCCAAGCAGGTCGTGGGCCAGGTGGAAGGCCGCACCTGCGTGCTGATCGACGACATGATCGACACCGGCGGCACCATTGCCGGCGCCGTCCGGGTGCTCAAGGAAGCCGGAGCCAAGGACGTCATCATCGCCGCCACCCACGCCGTGTTCTCGGACCCGGCCGCCCGGACCCTTGCCGAATCCGGTGCCCGCGAAGTCGTGGTGACGAACACGCTGCCGATCCCGGCCGCCAAGCGCTTTGACCAGCTGACCGTGCTTTCGATTGCCCCGCTGATTGCGCGGGCCATCAAGGAGGTCTTCGAAGACGGATCAGTCACGAGCCTCTTCGACGGCAAGGCCTAG
- a CDS encoding TetR family transcriptional regulator, which produces MVKTSAGGTRLRMTGIQRRAQLIEVARGLFALRGLDGATIEDIAAAAGVSKPVVYEHFGSKEGLYNEVVDIEFRRLLEVMTESLSADAGPRVLLERAAYALLDYIENSTDGFRILTRDAPLSQPEGTFSTLLSRITRHAEHILSKEFGSRGLSAEVGGMYAQMLVGMVAMTGQWWLDTRTPDKATVAAHLVNLSWNGLAGLQKDPQLSHMPVLGSAAAAPAGGDGPSPAVLRLSAVLVHDDDGRILLVRKRGTSRFMQPGGKLEPGETFAEAAAREIGEELGLTVAAADLEDLGRWYGPAANEENTFIDAGLFAWTLPAGSPQPAAAAEIEEILWTAPAAAAERTDLSPLLSEHILPMLLG; this is translated from the coding sequence GTGGTAAAGACTTCCGCGGGCGGCACGCGCCTGCGTATGACCGGCATCCAGCGACGCGCCCAGCTCATCGAGGTGGCACGCGGGCTGTTTGCCCTGCGTGGCCTCGACGGCGCGACCATCGAGGACATTGCGGCCGCGGCCGGTGTTTCCAAACCGGTGGTCTACGAGCATTTCGGCTCCAAGGAGGGCCTCTACAACGAGGTGGTGGACATTGAGTTCCGCCGCCTGCTTGAGGTGATGACCGAGTCGCTCAGCGCTGATGCCGGTCCCCGGGTGCTGCTGGAACGGGCTGCGTATGCCCTGCTGGACTATATCGAGAACTCCACCGACGGTTTCCGGATCCTCACCCGGGATGCGCCTCTGTCCCAGCCGGAGGGGACATTTTCCACCCTGCTGTCCCGGATCACCCGGCACGCGGAACACATCCTCTCCAAGGAGTTCGGCAGCCGCGGCCTGAGCGCCGAGGTGGGCGGGATGTACGCGCAGATGCTGGTGGGCATGGTGGCCATGACCGGCCAGTGGTGGCTGGACACCCGGACCCCGGACAAGGCCACCGTGGCGGCGCACCTGGTGAACCTGTCCTGGAACGGCCTGGCGGGGCTGCAGAAGGATCCGCAGCTCTCCCACATGCCGGTGCTCGGCTCCGCTGCTGCCGCCCCGGCCGGCGGCGACGGACCCAGTCCCGCCGTCCTGCGTCTTTCGGCAGTCCTGGTTCACGACGACGACGGCCGGATCCTGCTCGTCCGTAAACGCGGCACCTCCCGCTTTATGCAGCCCGGCGGAAAGCTTGAGCCGGGCGAGACCTTCGCCGAGGCAGCCGCACGGGAGATCGGCGAGGAACTCGGACTCACCGTTGCCGCCGCGGACCTGGAAGATCTGGGCCGCTGGTACGGTCCGGCAGCGAACGAGGAAAACACGTTCATAGACGCCGGCCTGTTCGCCTGGACCCTTCCCGCGGGAAGCCCGCAGCCCGCTGCAGCCGCGGAGATCGAAGAGATTCTCTGGACCGCGCCGGCGGCTGCAGCGGAACGCACCGACCTCTCGCCGCTGCTGAGCGAGCACATCCTGCCCATGCTGCTGGGCTAA
- the glmU gene encoding bifunctional UDP-N-acetylglucosamine diphosphorylase/glucosamine-1-phosphate N-acetyltransferase GlmU produces the protein MKSRTPKILHPVGGISMLGHALAAASELHPRFLAVVVRHERDLVAAHAAEQAPAAVIVDQDSIPGTGRAVQVALSALDAAAGLEGTVVVTYGDTPLLEAQTLRNLVAVHETSGNAVTVLTARLADPTGYGRVLRAEDGTVTGIVEHKDASDEQRAVREINSGIYAFDAAVLRSALESVTTANSQGEMYLTDVLGIARAAGGRISAVVTDDTWQVEGVNDRVQLAALNAEHNRRNLDKWMRAGVTVADPATTWIDSTVTLAEDVTILPGTQLHGSTSIARDAVVGPDTTLTNVTVGEGAHVVRTHGSDAVLGAGTSVGPFAYLRPGTVLGARGKIGTFVETKNADIGAGSKVPHLSYVGDATIGEESNIGAASVFVNYDGVNKHHTTIGSHVRMGSDNMYVAPVTVGDGAYSGAGTVVRKDVPAGALAINVAPQRNLDGWVLDKRPGTAAAEAAAAAATNTSSSVTDSPTRESDH, from the coding sequence ATGAAGTCCCGGACCCCGAAGATCCTGCATCCCGTGGGCGGCATCTCGATGCTCGGCCACGCCCTCGCCGCAGCCTCCGAGCTGCACCCCCGTTTCCTGGCCGTCGTCGTGCGCCACGAACGCGACCTTGTCGCCGCGCACGCCGCCGAGCAGGCACCGGCGGCCGTCATCGTGGACCAGGACTCGATTCCCGGTACCGGCCGCGCGGTCCAGGTGGCCCTTTCGGCGCTGGACGCCGCTGCCGGGCTCGAAGGCACCGTCGTGGTGACTTACGGCGACACTCCGCTGCTTGAAGCGCAGACCCTGCGCAACCTGGTGGCCGTGCATGAAACGTCCGGCAACGCCGTGACCGTGCTGACCGCCCGGCTCGCAGACCCGACCGGCTACGGGCGGGTGCTGCGGGCAGAAGACGGCACCGTCACCGGAATCGTTGAGCACAAGGACGCCTCTGACGAGCAGCGGGCCGTTCGCGAGATCAACTCCGGGATTTATGCCTTCGACGCCGCGGTGCTGCGCAGCGCGCTGGAATCGGTCACCACCGCTAACTCGCAGGGCGAAATGTACCTGACCGACGTCCTGGGCATCGCCCGCGCCGCCGGCGGACGCATCAGCGCCGTTGTCACCGATGACACCTGGCAGGTGGAGGGTGTCAATGACCGCGTCCAGCTTGCCGCGCTCAACGCAGAACACAACCGGCGCAACCTGGATAAGTGGATGCGGGCCGGTGTCACCGTCGCGGATCCGGCGACAACCTGGATCGACTCGACGGTGACCCTGGCCGAAGACGTCACGATCCTCCCGGGCACGCAGCTGCACGGCTCCACCAGCATCGCCCGGGACGCCGTCGTCGGACCGGACACCACCCTGACCAACGTCACCGTGGGCGAGGGTGCGCACGTGGTGCGGACCCACGGGAGCGACGCCGTGCTGGGTGCCGGAACCAGCGTCGGACCGTTCGCCTACCTGCGCCCCGGAACCGTGCTGGGGGCCAGGGGCAAGATCGGCACCTTCGTGGAAACCAAGAACGCCGACATCGGCGCCGGGTCAAAGGTTCCCCACCTTTCCTATGTGGGGGACGCCACCATCGGCGAGGAGTCCAACATCGGTGCAGCGTCCGTTTTCGTGAACTACGACGGCGTCAACAAGCACCATACGACCATCGGATCGCATGTGCGCATGGGCAGCGACAACATGTACGTGGCGCCCGTCACGGTGGGCGACGGCGCGTACAGTGGAGCCGGAACGGTGGTCCGCAAGGATGTGCCCGCCGGTGCCCTCGCAATCAACGTCGCGCCTCAGCGCAACCTCGACGGGTGGGTGCTGGACAAGCGTCCCGGGACTGCCGCCGCGGAAGCTGCGGCAGCCGCGGCCACCAACACTTCTTCCTCAGTAACTGATTCCCCCACGCGAGAAAGCGATCATTAA
- a CDS encoding 50S ribosomal protein L25/general stress protein Ctc — MSEQKLAATARTEFGKGAARKARVAGQIPAVIYGHGADVMHILLPAKATTLAVRTSNALLEIDVDGESHLALARDIQRDPIKQIIEHIDLLTVRKGEKVEVEVNVHVEGELAAGDSVYNQEANTVLVAADATDLPETIVVSIEGRKAGEHIYASDLVLPAGVELLLDPETMIINISEPTVQDLGAPSDEQVAVAAAEVGAEA; from the coding sequence ATGTCTGAGCAGAAGCTCGCAGCAACCGCCCGCACCGAGTTCGGCAAGGGTGCAGCCCGCAAGGCCCGCGTCGCCGGCCAGATCCCGGCCGTCATCTACGGTCACGGCGCCGATGTTATGCACATCCTGCTGCCGGCCAAGGCCACCACGCTGGCCGTCCGCACCTCCAACGCCCTGCTGGAAATCGACGTTGACGGCGAGTCCCACCTGGCCCTGGCCCGCGACATCCAGCGCGATCCGATCAAGCAGATCATCGAGCACATCGACCTCCTGACCGTCCGCAAGGGCGAAAAGGTCGAGGTTGAGGTCAACGTCCATGTTGAAGGCGAACTGGCTGCAGGCGACTCCGTCTACAACCAGGAAGCCAACACGGTCCTGGTTGCCGCAGACGCCACCGACCTGCCGGAAACCATCGTGGTCAGCATCGAAGGCCGCAAGGCCGGCGAGCACATCTACGCCTCCGACCTCGTCCTGCCTGCCGGCGTCGAGCTCCTGCTGGATCCCGAGACCATGATCATCAACATCTCCGAGCCCACCGTCCAGGACCTGGGCGCTCCGTCCGATGAGCAGGTTGCTGTTGCAGCTGCTGAAGTCGGCGCCGAAGCGTAA